A section of the Phaseolus vulgaris cultivar G19833 chromosome 8, P. vulgaris v2.0, whole genome shotgun sequence genome encodes:
- the LOC137825337 gene encoding uncharacterized protein has protein sequence MFWIKECLKSSSISILVNGSPSKEFKPTRGLRQGDPIAPFLFLIVVQGLLGLMNQTAIKELLSELKVIAKKVEVKLLPFANDTLILCELNIQNIRFVKARLRLSEICSRLRINFFKSKIGALGVDRNVLEMFSEILNCSIMNILFVYLGLPIGGNSAKASF, from the coding sequence ATGTTTTGGATCAAAGAGTGTCTGAAATCCTCTTCTATTTCTATCTTAGTTAATGGAAGTCCATCTAAGGAATTCAAACCAACTAGAGGTCTCAGGCAAGGGGACCCAATTGCACCGTTCCTTTTTCTAATTGTGGTTCAAGGTCTTTTAGGTTTGATGAATCAAACTGCTATAAAGGAGTTGTTATCTGAACTGAAAGTTATTGCCAAAAAAGTGGAGGTGAAGCTTCTTCCGTTTGCAAACGACACTTTGATCTTGTGTGAGTTGAATATCCAAAATATTCGCTTTGTTAAAGCTAGGCTCAGACTTTCTGAAATTTGCTCTAGGCTTAGAATTAACTTCTTTAAGAGCAAAATTGGTGCCCTTGGAGTGGATAGAAATGTGCTAGAAATGTTCTCTGAGATACTAAATTGCAGtattatgaatattttgttCGTCTATCTTGGTTTGCCTATCGGTGGAAATTCTGCTAAAGCTTCTTTTTAG